The following proteins come from a genomic window of Paenibacillus spongiae:
- a CDS encoding multicopper oxidase family protein, whose protein sequence is MKQGWKLKTTAAMIGAFAILLTGCMNGNSMDGMDHSTMNMNDGSTSGKQETSNTTVKTAKLTGKEFTLTAAASSQEIAPGKTLPVWTFNNSVPGPEIRVKQGEDVTIHLKNELPDPVTIHWHGIPVPNAMDGIPGVTQNAVQPGKSFTYKFTADVPGTYWYHSHQDGVNQVDRGLYGSFIVEGKDETKVDRDYTLVLDEWISSGMSMADMDMDMSNMSEMDHSQMEKSDMSDMSEMDHSQMDMGGDDSAAGASTNDSKSAGMEMEHDMSMYDLYTINGKSGSLVEQLAVKEGDKVRLRLVNAGFMSHRIHLHGHKFKITASDGQPLNQPGILEDNIVTIAPGERYDIEFEANNPGQWLIEEHGDSEAVKGMKAVIAYEGADAGSDKPNERAKLTAVDLSKYGQSGKSAFTLDQKYTMEYTMDLNTKKESGSTVYTINGKTFPNTDKLNVKKGDTVKVRLINNSKTDDHPMHLHGHFFQVLSKDGKPLEGSPVIKDTINLKPGEEYVIAFQADNEGNWMFHCHDLHHASAGMVTKLEYTDFKTDFVADPKAGNKPE, encoded by the coding sequence ATGAAACAAGGCTGGAAGCTGAAAACGACAGCGGCCATGATCGGTGCATTCGCCATATTGTTAACGGGATGCATGAACGGCAACTCGATGGACGGCATGGACCATTCAACCATGAATATGAATGACGGCTCAACGTCAGGCAAGCAGGAAACGTCGAATACCACAGTCAAGACCGCTAAATTGACCGGCAAAGAATTTACCCTCACGGCGGCAGCGAGCAGCCAGGAAATCGCACCGGGAAAAACGCTGCCGGTCTGGACGTTCAACAATTCCGTTCCAGGCCCGGAAATCCGCGTAAAACAAGGCGAAGACGTTACCATCCATCTGAAGAACGAGCTGCCTGACCCGGTTACGATCCACTGGCATGGCATTCCGGTACCGAATGCGATGGATGGAATCCCGGGTGTAACGCAGAATGCCGTACAACCGGGGAAATCGTTCACTTATAAATTCACTGCCGATGTCCCCGGGACGTATTGGTATCATTCCCATCAGGACGGCGTCAATCAAGTGGACCGCGGTTTATACGGATCGTTCATCGTAGAGGGAAAGGATGAAACCAAGGTCGATCGCGACTATACGCTGGTGCTGGACGAATGGATCAGCTCCGGGATGAGCATGGCGGATATGGATATGGATATGTCCAATATGTCCGAAATGGACCATAGCCAGATGGAAAAGTCCGATATGTCCGATATGTCCGAAATGGACCATAGCCAGATGGATATGGGCGGAGACGACAGCGCGGCCGGCGCCAGCACCAATGATTCGAAGTCCGCGGGAATGGAAATGGAACATGATATGAGTATGTACGACCTGTATACGATCAACGGCAAATCCGGCTCCCTTGTCGAACAGCTGGCTGTGAAGGAAGGAGACAAGGTGCGGCTTCGTCTCGTCAATGCCGGTTTCATGTCCCATCGCATTCACCTGCACGGGCACAAGTTTAAGATTACGGCATCCGACGGCCAGCCTTTGAATCAGCCCGGCATTCTGGAAGACAACATTGTGACGATCGCGCCGGGGGAAAGGTACGATATTGAGTTTGAAGCGAACAATCCCGGCCAATGGCTGATCGAGGAGCATGGCGATTCGGAAGCCGTCAAAGGCATGAAGGCCGTCATCGCTTACGAAGGGGCGGACGCCGGCTCCGACAAACCGAATGAGAGAGCCAAGCTGACGGCGGTAGATCTCAGCAAGTACGGTCAATCGGGCAAGAGCGCGTTTACGCTAGATCAGAAGTATACGATGGAATATACGATGGATTTGAATACGAAGAAGGAGAGCGGCAGCACGGTCTATACGATCAACGGAAAGACATTTCCGAATACCGATAAGCTCAACGTCAAGAAAGGCGATACCGTCAAGGTCCGCCTCATCAATAATTCCAAGACCGACGATCATCCGATGCATCTACACGGACACTTCTTTCAAGTGTTGAGCAAAGACGGCAAGCCGCTGGAAGGCTCGCCGGTCATCAAGGATACGATCAATCTGAAGCCCGGCGAAGAATATGTGATCGCCTTCCAAGCGGATAACGAAGGCAATTGGATGTTCCACTGCCACGATCTTCATCATGCTTCGGCCGGCATGGTGACGAAGCTGGAATATACGGATTTCAAAACCGATTTCGTAGCGGATCCGAAGGCCGGCAATAAACCGGAATAA
- a CDS encoding urease accessory protein UreH domain-containing protein — protein MYAFLSELSSYLSEPFLGATESNIAFVAALFLGFVGAVAPCQISANAAAITYFGNRYVQFKQSWPEIAMYLLGKIVLFSLFGVLFWLFGQQLSRDFIPLFAFARKLLGPLLVIIGLFLLGWLRLPFQLGARVTGALHNAAGRAGGKVGAFVMGFAFSIGFCPTMFLLFFGSLMPLAMQSSYGSVLPSIFAIGTAMPFLLLAGFAAGLTLDRIIVKRVKQWGIRIQKLAGAALLLLGISDTVTYWTLY, from the coding sequence ATGTACGCATTCTTAAGCGAGCTCAGCTCCTACTTAAGCGAGCCTTTCCTGGGTGCGACGGAATCCAATATTGCGTTTGTCGCCGCTCTGTTTCTCGGATTTGTCGGAGCGGTAGCTCCCTGTCAAATCTCAGCGAACGCTGCGGCTATCACGTATTTCGGCAATCGTTACGTCCAATTCAAACAATCTTGGCCCGAAATCGCAATGTATCTTCTAGGGAAAATCGTATTGTTCAGCTTGTTCGGCGTTTTGTTCTGGTTATTCGGACAGCAGCTGTCACGGGATTTCATTCCGCTATTTGCATTTGCAAGAAAGCTGCTGGGACCGTTACTTGTGATCATCGGATTATTTTTGCTCGGGTGGCTGCGCCTGCCTTTTCAGCTTGGTGCCCGTGTGACGGGCGCCCTGCATAATGCCGCCGGCCGAGCGGGAGGCAAAGTCGGCGCTTTTGTGATGGGATTTGCCTTCTCGATCGGCTTCTGTCCGACCATGTTCCTGTTGTTCTTCGGTTCGCTAATGCCCTTGGCCATGCAGTCTTCATACGGCAGCGTACTTCCTTCCATATTTGCAATCGGGACGGCAATGCCTTTCTTGTTGTTGGCTGGATTTGCCGCCGGTCTGACGCTGGATCGGATTATAGTGAAGAGAGTGAAGCAGTGGGGGATCCGGATTCAGAAGCTTGCGGGTGCGGCACTTCTGCTGCTCGGCATCAGTGACACGGTTACCTATTGGACCCTATATTGA
- a CDS encoding conjugal transfer protein TraX, whose amino-acid sequence MLHLIALATMAIDHIGIVFFGDYAIFRIIGRIAFPLYCWFLVQGYLLTKNVKRYLLRLLGLACLSQIPYMLALQQWELNVIFTLIISLICLYVLDLRIESIYKTLLIIGAALFLMGVPIDYGLYGLMLVLGFRYLKGFQIIIGHTIINVSFLFEYGLGSSIQLYSILGTLLIYISQSFKGMNMNRVLRWIYRGFYPAHLALIYILQAWMD is encoded by the coding sequence ATGCTGCATCTGATTGCGCTGGCGACGATGGCTATCGATCATATAGGCATCGTGTTTTTCGGCGATTACGCCATATTCCGGATTATTGGCCGAATCGCATTTCCGCTGTATTGCTGGTTTCTCGTACAAGGTTATCTGCTGACGAAAAATGTAAAAAGGTATTTGCTCCGGCTGTTGGGGCTCGCTTGCCTCTCGCAAATTCCTTATATGCTTGCGCTGCAGCAATGGGAATTAAACGTTATTTTTACGCTGATCATCTCTCTTATATGCTTATATGTACTGGATCTCAGGATAGAGAGTATCTATAAAACGCTTCTTATCATCGGCGCCGCACTCTTCCTGATGGGTGTCCCGATCGATTACGGTCTCTACGGGCTGATGCTGGTGCTCGGATTCCGATACTTGAAGGGGTTTCAAATCATTATCGGCCATACAATTATTAATGTATCTTTCTTATTTGAATATGGCCTGGGATCCAGCATTCAGCTCTACAGCATTCTGGGGACGCTGCTCATCTACATTAGCCAATCCTTCAAAGGGATGAATATGAATCGGGTGCTCAGGTGGATTTACCGCGGGTTTTATCCTGCACATCTGGCATTGATTTATATCCTTCAGGCATGGATGGACTAG